The Tubulanus polymorphus chromosome 6, tnTubPoly1.2, whole genome shotgun sequence genome includes a region encoding these proteins:
- the LOC141907237 gene encoding release factor glutamine methyltransferase-like, protein MSSDTTHKQLLETVRKLVGEYQNTIIESGGQAELTFCGKKFVTFTDVCFTEGYDDVALNLPDETRKDARVLEIGCGNGCVSTIHYLQNKSKISFILAVDINPQALENTKANFERYGVPGEVRYSDVFQAISEDEKFDFVFWNAPFFSPTHTETGDLKIVERGFIDPGYEGIGRFIAGARKYLRPGGNAYFCFSSACGQIDILEEKAKEAEMRLELFWHKTVVVETFVEDWGLWRILPIDTE, encoded by the coding sequence ATGTCTAGTGACACAACACACAAACAACTTTTGGAAACCGTTCGAAAACTTGTTGGTGAATATCAAAACACGATCATCGAATCGGGAGGTCAGGCTGAGTTAACATTCTGTGGTAAGAAATTCGTCACCTTCACCGATGTATGTTTTACTGAAGGTTACGATGATGTAGCGCTAAATTTACCAGATGAAACACGCAAAGATGCGAGGGTTCTAGAAATCGGATGCGGAAATGGTTGTGTGAGCACCATACATTATCTGCAAAACAAATCCAagattagttttattctaGCGGTGGATATCAATCCACAAGCTTTAGAAAATACTAAAGCGAATTTCGAGCGTTACGGAGTTCCGGGAGAGGTGCGCTATTCAGACGTGTTCCAGGCGATTTCCGAAGATGAAAAGTTCGATTTTGTTTTCTGGAATGCTCCATTCTTTAGCCCGACCCACACCGAGACCGGTGACCTGAAGATTGTCGAAAGAGGATTCATCGATCCCGGTTACGAGGGCATCGGTAGATTCATCGCAGGTGCGCGTAAATATCTGAGACCCGGTGGAAATGcgtatttttgttttagtaGCGCTTGTGGTCAAATTGACATCCTGGAAGAAAAGGCGAAAGAAGCAGAAATGCGCCTCGAACTTTTTTGGCATAAAACAGTGGTCGTGGAAACATTTGTCGAAGATTGGGGATTATGGCGAATTCTACCGATTGATACCGAATAA
- the LOC141907238 gene encoding uncharacterized protein LOC141907238: MAAFNKIHARKYLMKDGGGVRYTHLDLNASPQDISDAVKLVGLPAFIKPVALQYSIGVERIDDENDIKPCLHIIKEMDILYQNDVTGVFEIIPDEDGAILEEYIDSEATASVEGCVANGNIIHWSITDTLFWPSRPSAVLGCAYPSKFPRDLQDKLWREFDDIVGRMIELGFDNQFVHVEMFIMADNSIKIIEINHRLSTIVAPLYRACLHDGNVGVALMEMNRGIIPKHPRPNGKCGLGGPLVIFKSGVAKDLIDFEYAKSIPDVVIIKSPNENIFYPGDDGGCVVGTVGVFGENHEDTFNKFLRISRRILKHPEYSPAHW; the protein is encoded by the exons ATGGCGGCGTTTAACAAGATTCACGCACGCAAATACCTGATGAAAGATGGTGGAGGCGTGAGGTATACCCACTTAGACCTGAATGCTAGTCCGCAAGATATATCAGATGCCGTCAAACTGGTCGGTTTACCGGCGTTCATTAAGCCAGTGGCCTTGCAGTATTCAATCGGAGTGGAAAGAATTGACGACGAGAATGATATCAAACCATGTCTTCACATTATTAAAGAAATGGATATTCTATACCAGAATGATGTCACCGGCGTCTTCGAAATCATACCTGATGAAGATGGGGCCATATTGGAAGAATATATCGATTCAGAAGCAACAGCTTCAGTTGAAGGGTGCGTCGCGAACGGAAATATCATTCATTGGTCAATAACAGACACATTGTTTTGGCCCAGCAGACCTAGTGCTGTTCTAGGATGCGCTTACCCGTCCAAATTCCCTCGAGATCTTCAAGATAAATTATGGCGcgaatttgatgatattgtcGGGCGTATGATTGAACTAGGATTCGACAACCAATTCGTCCACGTTGAAATGTTTATCATGGCCGATAATTCGATCAAAATAATCGAAATCAACCATCGTTTGTCAACGATCGTAGCGCCTCTTTACAGGGCGTGTCTTCACGATGGTAACGTAGGGGTCGCTCTGATGGAAATGAACCGAGGAATAATTCCGAAACACCCGCGGCCGAACGGGAAGTGTGGTCTCGGTGGACCTCTGGTTATATTCAAATCAGGGGTAGCTAAAGATCTAATCGACTTTGAATACGCTAAGTCTATTCCCGATGTTGTGATCATAAAATCAccgaatgaaaatatattttatcctGGTGATGATGGTGGATGTGTCGTAGGTACAGTTGGTGTATTTGGAGAAAACCATGAAG ATACATTCAACAAATTTTTGCGCATTTCGAGACGAATTTTGAAACATCCGGAATACAGCCCCGCTCACTGGTAG
- the LOC141907519 gene encoding uncharacterized protein LOC141907519: MAERIMAAPLARIALLCSGRDGEAFAEDIVGNIPQEMKTENVIFVTIMLKPEESLLEFTLRCIEQIKRENFDFVISLTDSTVVVHAKISSVLPKIPGPSLDSVMAAFNKIHARKFLMKDGGGVRYTHLDLNASPQDISDAVKLVGLPAFIKPVALQYSIGVERIDNENDIKPCLHIIKEMDILYQKNDVTGVFEIIPDEDGAILEQYIDSEAMATVEGCVANGNIIHWSITDTLFWPCRSAVLGCAYPSKFPRDLQDKLWREFDDIVGRMIELGFDNQFVHVEIFIMADNSIKIIEINHRLSTVVAPLYRACLHDGNVGVALMEMNRGTIPKHPRPNGKCGLGGLLVMFKSGVAKDLIDFEYAKSIPDVVIIKSPNENIFYPGDDGGCVVGTVCVVGDNHEDTLEEFLRISRRILKHQENSPAQLGDDL; encoded by the exons ATGGCAGAAAGAATTATGGCGGCACCATTGGCAAGAATAGCACTTCTCTGTTCAGGACGGGATGGAGAGGCATTTGCTGAAGATATAGTTGGTAACATTCCTCAAGAAATGAAGACGGAAAATGTTATATTTGTCACCATCATGCTGAAACCCGAGGAGAGTCTGCTAGAATTTACGCTACGATGTATAGAGCAAATAAAACGAGAAAACTTCGACTTCGTCATATCATTAACCGACAGTACAGTGGTAGTACACGCTAAAATCTCGTCCGTTTTGCCAAAGATTCCCGGTCCGTCGTTGGATTCGGTAATGGCGGCGTTTAACAAGATTCACGCACGCAAATTCCTAATGAAAGATGGTGGAGGCGTGAGGTATACCCACTTAGACCTGAATGCTAGTCCGCAAGATATATCAGATGCCGTCAAACTGGTCGGTTTACCGGCGTTCATTAAGCCTGTGGCCTTGCAGTATTCAATCGGAGTGGAAAGAATTGACAACGAGAATGATATCAAACCATGTCTTCACATCATTAAAGAAATGGATATTCTATACCAGAAAAATGATGTCACCGGCGTCTTCGAAATCATACCTGATGAAGATGGGGCCATATTGGAACAATATATCGATTCAGAAGCAATGGCTACAGTTGAAGGGTGTGTCGCTAACGGAAATATCATTCATTGGTCAATAACAGATACGTTGTTTTGGCCTTGCAGAAGCGCTGTTCTAGGATGCGCTTACCCGTCCAAATTCCCTCGAGATCTTCAAGATAAATTATGGCgtgaatttgatgatattgtcGGGCGTATGATTGAACTAGGATTCGACAACCAATTCGTGCacgttgaaatattcatcatggCCGATAATTCGATCAAAATAATCGAAATCAACCATCGTTTGTCGACAGTCGTAGCGCCACTTTACAGAGCGTGTCTTCACGATGGTAACGTAGGGGTCGCTCTGATGGAAATGAACCGAGGAACAATTCCGAAACACCCGCGGCCGAACGGGAAATGTGGTCTCGGTGGACTTCTGGTTATGTTTAAATCGGGGGTAGCTAAAGATCTAATCGACTTTGAATACGCGAAGTCGATTCCCGATGTTGTGATCATAAAATCgccgaatgaaaatatattttatcctGGTGACGATGGTGGATGTGTCGTTGGTACGGTTTGTGTCGTTGGTGACAACCATGAAG ATACATTAGAAGAATTTTTGCGCATTTCGAGACGAATTCTGAAACATCAGGAAAACAGCCCCGCTCAGCTCGGTGATGACCTTTGA